A single Nostoc sp. PCC 7107 DNA region contains:
- a CDS encoding mercuric reductase produces the protein MELARVIVHPVDEYNQKLVSHVHPENWVNPQPADCYDLVVIGAGTAGLVVAAGAAGLDLGLKVALIEKHLMGGDCLNVGCVPSKCIIRSARVIGEIWDAKNLGINIPKQQIEIDFPAVMERMRRVRAAISHHDSAERFKNMGVDVFLGNGQFASNNTVEVGGKILRFKKAVIATGARAVKPSIPGIENVGYLTNETVFSLIQRPDKLAVIGGGPIGCELAQTFQRLGCEVTLLHRGSHLLNKEDADAAEIVQNVLIQEGIRVVLNCQLEEVVAVTEGKRLYFSTNSYRDSVTVDEILVGAGRSPNVEGLNLESVGVKYDTRRGVQVNDYLQTTNPKIYAAGDICMNWKFTHAADAAARIVIKNTLFSPFGLGRAKLSSLIMPWVTYTSPEIAHVGMYEHEAKQQSIDVVTIKIPFSSVDRAIADHEEAGFLKILHKKGSDEILGATIVANHAGEMISEVTTAIVNKIGLSKLSSVIHPYPTQAEAIKKAADAYRRTLLTANTKRLLGFLTKLS, from the coding sequence ATGGAATTAGCAAGAGTCATTGTTCACCCAGTAGATGAGTACAACCAAAAATTAGTGTCTCATGTACATCCTGAAAACTGGGTAAATCCTCAACCTGCTGATTGTTATGACTTAGTAGTTATTGGCGCAGGAACAGCGGGATTAGTAGTAGCCGCAGGTGCAGCAGGGTTAGATTTAGGTTTAAAAGTCGCATTAATCGAAAAGCATCTCATGGGTGGAGATTGCTTAAATGTAGGTTGTGTACCATCCAAATGTATTATCCGTTCTGCGCGAGTGATTGGTGAGATTTGGGACGCAAAAAATTTAGGAATTAATATTCCCAAACAACAAATTGAAATTGATTTTCCCGCAGTTATGGAACGGATGCGGCGGGTAAGGGCGGCTATTAGCCATCATGATTCGGCGGAACGCTTTAAAAATATGGGTGTTGATGTTTTCTTAGGTAATGGTCAATTTGCCAGCAATAATACTGTGGAAGTGGGCGGTAAAATTCTCCGGTTTAAAAAAGCGGTAATTGCTACAGGTGCAAGGGCGGTAAAACCTTCTATTCCGGGAATTGAAAATGTTGGTTATTTAACTAACGAAACAGTTTTTTCCTTAATTCAACGCCCAGATAAATTAGCTGTAATTGGTGGGGGGCCAATTGGTTGTGAATTAGCGCAAACCTTTCAACGTTTAGGTTGTGAAGTTACACTATTACATCGCGGTTCTCACCTGTTAAATAAAGAAGATGCTGACGCAGCCGAAATTGTGCAGAATGTCTTAATTCAAGAAGGAATTCGCGTCGTGTTAAATTGCCAATTAGAAGAAGTTGTGGCTGTGACCGAAGGAAAAAGACTTTACTTTTCGACTAACAGTTACAGAGATTCGGTGACAGTGGATGAAATTTTAGTAGGTGCGGGACGATCGCCTAATGTAGAAGGTTTGAATTTAGAAAGTGTTGGGGTAAAATACGATACGCGGCGCGGCGTGCAGGTAAATGATTATTTGCAAACGACAAATCCCAAAATTTACGCGGCTGGGGATATCTGCATGAACTGGAAATTTACTCATGCTGCTGATGCAGCGGCGCGAATTGTCATTAAAAATACCCTGTTTTCGCCCTTTGGATTGGGGCGTGCTAAACTTAGCAGTCTAATCATGCCGTGGGTAACGTACACATCCCCAGAAATTGCCCATGTAGGAATGTATGAACATGAAGCGAAACAACAAAGTATTGATGTAGTAACAATCAAAATTCCTTTTAGTAGTGTAGATCGCGCGATCGCCGATCATGAAGAAGCAGGATTTCTCAAAATCCTCCACAAAAAAGGCTCAGACGAAATTCTCGGTGCTACCATTGTTGCTAATCACGCAGGTGAGATGATTTCGGAAGTTACCACCGCAATTGTCAATAAAATCGGTTTGAGTAAATTAAGCAGCGTCATTCATCCCTACCCCACCCAAGCTGAAGCCATTAAAAAAGCCGCCGATGCTTACCGTCGCACTCTGTTGACTGCTAATACCAAACGCCTTCTCGGATTTTTGACGAAGCTTTCATGA
- a CDS encoding TVP38/TMEM64 family protein, protein MLAIITVVIAILFHPESALAQTAAPTTSFNPQVILRNALQWIESLGTVGALAFIGLYIIATVAFLPGSILTLGAGVVFGVVWGSLYVFVGATLGATAAFLVGRYLARGWVANKIVNNQNFAAIDNAVGREGLKIVLLTRLSPIFPFNLLNYAFGVTGVSLKDYFIGSVGMIPGTIMYVYIGSLAGNLALIGTDSQPSHPTIQWAIRIIGFIATVAVTIYVTRIARKALAEEVKINDEV, encoded by the coding sequence ATGTTAGCAATAATAACTGTAGTGATCGCAATTTTATTTCACCCAGAATCAGCCCTGGCTCAAACAGCAGCACCAACAACCTCATTCAACCCCCAAGTTATTTTACGGAATGCTTTGCAATGGATTGAAAGTTTAGGAACAGTTGGTGCATTAGCTTTTATTGGGCTGTATATTATTGCCACCGTGGCTTTTTTGCCTGGTTCAATTCTCACCTTGGGCGCGGGTGTAGTTTTTGGTGTAGTTTGGGGTTCATTGTATGTATTTGTAGGTGCAACTCTGGGCGCAACAGCCGCATTTTTAGTTGGACGTTATTTAGCTAGAGGCTGGGTTGCAAATAAAATTGTCAATAATCAAAATTTCGCCGCCATAGACAACGCAGTAGGTCGAGAAGGATTAAAAATTGTTTTATTAACTAGACTTTCTCCCATATTTCCCTTCAACTTATTAAACTACGCCTTTGGTGTCACTGGAGTTTCCCTCAAAGATTATTTTATTGGCTCCGTGGGCATGATTCCTGGCACAATTATGTATGTTTATATTGGTTCCTTGGCGGGAAATTTAGCCCTAATTGGCACAGACAGTCAACCAAGTCACCCCACAATACAATGGGCTATTCGGATAATTGGCTTTATCGCCACAGTTGCAGTGACAATTTATGTCACCCGCATCGCCCGTAAAGCTTTAGCAGAAGAAGTAAAAATAAACGATGAAGTATGA
- a CDS encoding TVP38/TMEM64 family protein — protein MVTQPQPKFKGKLKFLLLTILVAVVIIAARFFKFSDIFTTLVTQVNSLGIWGAVAYIGIYNLATLLFIPGSVLTLKAGCLFGLFWGSVYVLIAAIIGAVLAFMIGRYVSRDWVSRQIEQHPKLKAIDVAVAKEGWKIVLLTRLCPLFPFNLLNYVFGVTQVSLKDYVLGSFGIIPGTVMYVYIGTLAGNLAMTNMPNQTLTPEAKTYQLIMQIIGLIATIAVTIYITKIAYKALNQSMAEIETMEEQNEKYGK, from the coding sequence ATGGTGACACAACCACAGCCAAAATTTAAGGGCAAACTTAAGTTCTTACTATTAACGATACTTGTAGCGGTAGTGATAATTGCTGCTAGATTTTTTAAATTTTCAGATATTTTTACTACTTTAGTTACGCAAGTTAACAGCTTGGGAATTTGGGGTGCAGTTGCATATATAGGCATTTATAACTTAGCGACATTATTATTTATTCCTGGTTCAGTTTTAACTTTAAAAGCAGGTTGTTTATTTGGTTTGTTTTGGGGTTCAGTTTATGTCTTAATCGCCGCAATTATTGGTGCAGTTTTAGCATTTATGATTGGACGTTATGTATCCAGAGATTGGGTATCACGCCAAATTGAGCAACATCCTAAATTAAAAGCCATTGATGTAGCAGTTGCTAAAGAAGGATGGAAAATTGTTTTATTAACGCGGTTATGTCCTTTATTTCCCTTCAACTTATTAAATTATGTGTTTGGTGTAACACAAGTTTCTCTTAAAGATTATGTATTAGGTTCTTTCGGCATTATTCCTGGAACAGTCATGTATGTCTATATTGGGACATTAGCAGGCAATTTAGCTATGACTAATATGCCAAATCAAACACTCACCCCAGAAGCAAAAACTTATCAATTGATTATGCAAATCATTGGCTTAATTGCTACTATTGCCGTAACTATTTATATTACTAAAATTGCCTATAAAGCCTTAAATCAAAGCATGGCAGAAATAGAAACAATGGAAGAGCAGAATGAAAAATATGGAAAATAA